One genomic window of Octopus bimaculoides isolate UCB-OBI-ISO-001 chromosome 2, ASM119413v2, whole genome shotgun sequence includes the following:
- the LOC106870626 gene encoding cyclic nucleotide-gated olfactory channel isoform X1 — translation MTASNQQIPYWGIFTKSRRTRRRSIKVDPTEDPKQTALYEMTENFELIDLFTATFWKELVIDHTLIFYRIWSTIVSIFFLYNCIFIVIRQTYYRFHMAYMTTWFSIDYTSDAVYLFDMFVSSRIGYIENGLVIYDVKKLLRYYIHSKYFRIDVISILPTDLFYIVLGSSATMIRLNRLIRLYRMRQFFDILETRTSFPNLIRIIHLIVYVALLIHWNACIYYAISAWIGLGTDHWVYPNEVINFAVLPKEHLYLSMRHQYIMPLWWSMQTLTTIGETEPPVKTISYIYVIIAFMFGVLIFASIFGNVGAMINNSNLVKDNFRSRLDGVKRYMQNRQVDIELQTRVLKWFDYTWEKRQIIDENLSLQCLPHNLQTEIAMQVHLETLRKVRIFQDCEPGLLHELVLKLRLQVFSPGDFVCRKGDIGREMYIVKSGKLRVMSEDLSIVFKEFGEGESFGDLSVLTIPGNKYGNRRTATVCSIGFTDLFSLSKTDLLSALETYPEAKNLLIERASEILRKEGALDAELADKVARESHEAKLNSTLRGVRKLNLKFDNSTQEQLKMEKTIVSKINNMIEVLSEIRTILLSTQENA, via the exons ATGACGGCGTCAAACCAGCAGATCCCCTATTGGGGGATATTTACAAAATCTAGA AGAACGCGTCGTCGAAGTATCAAAGTTGATCCAACCGAAGACCCAAAGCAAACAGCTCTATatgaaatgacagaaaattttgAGCTGATAGATCTGTTCACCGCCAC ATTTTGGAAAGAATTGGTGATTGACCACACATTGATTTTCTACCGAATTTGGTCGACAATCGTTTCAATATTCTTTCTCTACAACTGTATATTTATAGTGATCAGACAAACTTACTATAGGTTTCATATGGCTTACATGACAACTTGGTTCAGCATTGATTATACGAGTGATGCGGTCTACTTGTTCGATATGTTTGTGTCATCGAGAATTG gTTACATCGAAAATGGTTTAGTCATCTATGATGTTAAAAAGCTGCTCCGGTATTACATACATTCGAAATATTTCAGAATAGATGTAATCAGTATTCTGCCAACAGATCTCTTTTATATTGTTCTTGGTTCTAGTGCCACAATGATTCGTCTCAACCGCTTGATACGACTTTATCGTATGAGACAATTTTTTGATATTCTGGAAACACGTACTTCATTTCCAAATTTGATCCGCATTATTCACCTTATCGTCTACGTAGCACTTCTTATTCACTGGAATGCTTGCATTTACTATGCCATCAGCGCATGGATTGGTCTCGGTACTGATCACTGGGTCTATCCAAATGAAGTGATAAACTTCGCTGTATTACCAAAAGAACATCTGTATTTATCTATGCGACATCAATACATCATGCCTTTGTGGTGGTCAATGCAAACATTAACCACGATCGGTGAGACAGAGCCACCAGTGAAAACTATTTCCTATATCTATGTTATCATAGCTTTTATGTTCGGAGTGCTCATATTCGCTTCTATATTTGGTAACGTGGGTGCCATGATCAACAATTCCAACTTAGTCAAAGATAACTTCCGCTCACGTTTAGACGGTGTCAAACGCTACATGCAAAACCGCCAGGTCGACATCGAACTGCAGACACGAGTGTTGAAGTGGTTTGACTACACATGGGAAAAGCGCCAGATCATAGACGAAAATCTATCCTTACAATGCCTTCCACACAACCTTCAAACTGAGATCGCTATGCAAGTCCATTTGGAAACTTTGCGAAAAGTTCGAATATTTCAAGATTGTGAACCTGGCCTTCTTCATGAGCTGGTACTGAAACTTCGTCTTCAAGTGTTTAGCCCGGGAGATTTTGTTTGTCGTAAAG GTGACATAGGAAGAGAAATGTACATCGTAAAATCTGGGAAACTTCGAGTTATGTCTGAAGATTTATCAATAGTGTTCAAAGAATTTGGTGAAGGTGAGTCCTTTGGAGACCTCAGTGTTCTAACCATTCCtggaaataaatatggtaacagaaggaCGGCTACCGTGTGCAGTATCGGCTTCACAGATTTATTCAGTTTATCCAAAACTGATTTGCTCTCAGCTCTAGAAACTTACCCAGAAGCTAAAAATCTCTTGATAGAGCGAGCTAGTGAGATCTTAAGAAAGGAAGGTGCCCTTGATGCTGAGCTCGCCGACAAAGTAGCCAGGGAGAGTCATGAAGCAAAGTTAAATTCCACATTACGCGGTGTTCGCAAACTGAACTTGAAATTTGACAATAGTACACAGGAACAATTAAAGATGGAAAAAACGATTGTATCCAAAATCAACAATATGATTGAGGTATTGTCGGAGATACGCACAATTCTGTTGTCAACGCAAGAAAATGCTTGA
- the LOC106870626 gene encoding cyclic nucleotide-gated olfactory channel isoform X2: MAYMTTWFSIDYTSDAVYLFDMFVSSRIGYIENGLVIYDVKKLLRYYIHSKYFRIDVISILPTDLFYIVLGSSATMIRLNRLIRLYRMRQFFDILETRTSFPNLIRIIHLIVYVALLIHWNACIYYAISAWIGLGTDHWVYPNEVINFAVLPKEHLYLSMRHQYIMPLWWSMQTLTTIGETEPPVKTISYIYVIIAFMFGVLIFASIFGNVGAMINNSNLVKDNFRSRLDGVKRYMQNRQVDIELQTRVLKWFDYTWEKRQIIDENLSLQCLPHNLQTEIAMQVHLETLRKVRIFQDCEPGLLHELVLKLRLQVFSPGDFVCRKGDIGREMYIVKSGKLRVMSEDLSIVFKEFGEGESFGDLSVLTIPGNKYGNRRTATVCSIGFTDLFSLSKTDLLSALETYPEAKNLLIERASEILRKEGALDAELADKVARESHEAKLNSTLRGVRKLNLKFDNSTQEQLKMEKTIVSKINNMIEVLSEIRTILLSTQENA; encoded by the exons ATGGCTTACATGACAACTTGGTTCAGCATTGATTATACGAGTGATGCGGTCTACTTGTTCGATATGTTTGTGTCATCGAGAATTG gTTACATCGAAAATGGTTTAGTCATCTATGATGTTAAAAAGCTGCTCCGGTATTACATACATTCGAAATATTTCAGAATAGATGTAATCAGTATTCTGCCAACAGATCTCTTTTATATTGTTCTTGGTTCTAGTGCCACAATGATTCGTCTCAACCGCTTGATACGACTTTATCGTATGAGACAATTTTTTGATATTCTGGAAACACGTACTTCATTTCCAAATTTGATCCGCATTATTCACCTTATCGTCTACGTAGCACTTCTTATTCACTGGAATGCTTGCATTTACTATGCCATCAGCGCATGGATTGGTCTCGGTACTGATCACTGGGTCTATCCAAATGAAGTGATAAACTTCGCTGTATTACCAAAAGAACATCTGTATTTATCTATGCGACATCAATACATCATGCCTTTGTGGTGGTCAATGCAAACATTAACCACGATCGGTGAGACAGAGCCACCAGTGAAAACTATTTCCTATATCTATGTTATCATAGCTTTTATGTTCGGAGTGCTCATATTCGCTTCTATATTTGGTAACGTGGGTGCCATGATCAACAATTCCAACTTAGTCAAAGATAACTTCCGCTCACGTTTAGACGGTGTCAAACGCTACATGCAAAACCGCCAGGTCGACATCGAACTGCAGACACGAGTGTTGAAGTGGTTTGACTACACATGGGAAAAGCGCCAGATCATAGACGAAAATCTATCCTTACAATGCCTTCCACACAACCTTCAAACTGAGATCGCTATGCAAGTCCATTTGGAAACTTTGCGAAAAGTTCGAATATTTCAAGATTGTGAACCTGGCCTTCTTCATGAGCTGGTACTGAAACTTCGTCTTCAAGTGTTTAGCCCGGGAGATTTTGTTTGTCGTAAAG GTGACATAGGAAGAGAAATGTACATCGTAAAATCTGGGAAACTTCGAGTTATGTCTGAAGATTTATCAATAGTGTTCAAAGAATTTGGTGAAGGTGAGTCCTTTGGAGACCTCAGTGTTCTAACCATTCCtggaaataaatatggtaacagaaggaCGGCTACCGTGTGCAGTATCGGCTTCACAGATTTATTCAGTTTATCCAAAACTGATTTGCTCTCAGCTCTAGAAACTTACCCAGAAGCTAAAAATCTCTTGATAGAGCGAGCTAGTGAGATCTTAAGAAAGGAAGGTGCCCTTGATGCTGAGCTCGCCGACAAAGTAGCCAGGGAGAGTCATGAAGCAAAGTTAAATTCCACATTACGCGGTGTTCGCAAACTGAACTTGAAATTTGACAATAGTACACAGGAACAATTAAAGATGGAAAAAACGATTGTATCCAAAATCAACAATATGATTGAGGTATTGTCGGAGATACGCACAATTCTGTTGTCAACGCAAGAAAATGCTTGA